One part of the Kryptolebias marmoratus isolate JLee-2015 linkage group LG13, ASM164957v2, whole genome shotgun sequence genome encodes these proteins:
- the LOC108238898 gene encoding Golgi SNAP receptor complex member 1-like isoform X2 gives MIVAMTTEVEQILARLSVVNDKMAEYTNTPGASSRNAALMHTLQRHRDILQDYTQEFHKTKSNFFSLREREDLLGSIHRDIESYKNSSGVNNRRTELFLKEHEHLRNSDRLIDHAISIAMATKENITFQRGMLKSIQTRVTTLANRFPAINSLIQKINLRKRRDSLILGGVIGVCTILLLLYTFH, from the exons ATGATCGTTGCCATGACTACCGAAGTGGAGCAAATCTTGGCCAGA CTTTCTGTAGTTAACGACAAAATGGCAGAGTACACGAACACTCCTGGAGCTTCGTCACGTAATGCAGCATTAATGCACaccctgcagagacacagagacatttTACAG GACTACACTCAAGAGTttcacaaaaccaaaagtaacTTCTTCAGCCTGCGAGAGCGAGAGGACCTGCTGGGCTCCATTCACAGAGACATTGA GTCCTATAAGAACAGCTCAGGGGTGAATAACAGAAGAACTGAGCTCTTCCTGAAGGAACATGAACATCTCAGAAA CTCAGATAGGCTCATCGACCACGCCATAAG CATCGCCATGGCTACCAAAGAGAACATCACATTTCAGCGTGGGATGCTGAAGTCCATTCAAACCAGGGTCACAACTTTGGCCA ATCGTTTCCCTGCTATCAACAGCCTCATCCAGAAAATCAATTTGCGCAAGAGGCGGGACTCCTTAATTCTAGGTGGGGTGATTGGCGTCTGCACCATTCTCCTGTTGCTCTACACGTTCCACTAA